A genomic window from Hypanus sabinus isolate sHypSab1 unplaced genomic scaffold, sHypSab1.hap1 scaffold_890, whole genome shotgun sequence includes:
- the zdhhc24 gene encoding probable palmitoyltransferase ZDHHC24, with translation MAVLERFEPAAYAPLCMTSIMTLTVSLEVVYVILTDPHLAPAPSVDRTRSSLEPEPWGTPRTVASPGRALGMWQIIHLTFLAFVLGNVLGNLCLFIRRNPSIRGVFLANQAVGQGWSYCFLCESHVPPRCSHCPDCKVCVLRRDHHCVLFGQCVGHANHRFFLCCLLHMWLGLLYAISLNADIFLGFLQEGPSLHSLFLLFIPWAMLVTGHVGIHTFAFAFVADTCILGFLFVSAFLFFHLRLLWRGQTTREWSTGLSGLYDLGWWQNAVELLGRRWYLAWLCPLVPSPLPGNGVTFETRPLPAHQPTNTY, from the exons ATGGCAGTACTGGAGAGGTTTGAGCCGGCGGCCTATGCCCCTCTCTGCATGACCTCCATCATGACACTTACTGTCTCCCTGGAGGTGGTATATGTCATCCTCACCGACCCACACTtggcccctgccccctccgtgGATAGGACAAGGTCTAGTTTGGAGCCAGAGCCCTGGGGGACACCTCGTACCGTGGCCAGCCCTGGTCGGGCTTTGGGGATGTGGCAGATAATCCACCTTACCTTCCTAGCCTTCGTGCTGGGCAACGTGCTGGGAAACCTCTGCTTGTTCATCCGGAGGAACCCCAGCATCCGCGGAGTGTTCCTGGCCAACCAGGCGGTGGGACAGGGCTGGAG CTACTGCTTCCTGTGCGAGAGCCACGTGCCCCCGCGGTGCTCGCACTGCCCCGACTGCAAGGTGTGCGTGCTCCGCCGGGACCACCACTGCGTCCTCTTCGGGCAGTGCGTGGGCCACGCCAACCACCGCTTCTTCCTCTGCTGCCTCCTCCACATGTGGCTGGGCCTCCTCTACGCCATCTCCCTCAACGCTGACATCTTCCTGGGCTTCCTGCAGGAAGGGCCCTCCCTGCACAGCCTGTTCCTCCTCTTCATTCCCTGGGCCATGCTGGTTACAG GCCATGTGGGCATCCAcacctttgcatttgccttcgtgGCGGACACGTGCATCCTGGGCTTCCTCTTCGTGTCCGCCTTCCTGTTCTTCCATCTGCGGCTGCTGTGGCGCGGACAGACCACGCGGGAGTGGAGCACCGGCCTGAGCGGCCTCTACGACCTGGGCTGGTGGCAGAACGCGGTGGAGCTGCTGGGCCGCCGGTGGTACCTGGCCTGGCTCTGCCCGCTGGTGCCCTCCCCGTTGCCTGGCAACGGGGTGACCTTTGAGACCAGGCCACTCCCGGCACATCAGCCCACCAACACGTACTGA